A genomic stretch from Longimicrobium terrae includes:
- a CDS encoding sensor histidine kinase, whose amino-acid sequence MMLVMAVQSAIPPDNRLLFVVSVVVVASVVLFTAGVIVTLLRRSDRRRAEEEKLAAMGTATARILHQIKNPLQTIVLHADLLQNDRIVSDAEQRREVADAIIGESQRLVDMLEELSVYASGAQRSMNRQPVALDELVKHVAAHEARDAGDSGLLVDTSRMDRAVVLADAYYLRQAIDNLVRNAREAMAEQEGARLAVSVERDPAGAVVRVADNGPGIAADKLERIFEPFVSTKGKGMGLGLAICREIAEAHAGRLDVDSTVGQGTTFTLRLPLHGDGVTTGALPGLAPEPRGMGTSWN is encoded by the coding sequence ATGATGCTGGTCATGGCGGTGCAGTCCGCCATTCCGCCCGACAACCGCCTGTTGTTCGTGGTGAGCGTGGTGGTGGTGGCCAGCGTGGTGCTGTTCACCGCCGGCGTCATCGTCACCCTGCTGCGCCGCTCCGACCGCCGCCGCGCGGAGGAAGAGAAGCTGGCCGCCATGGGCACGGCCACCGCGCGCATCCTGCACCAGATCAAGAACCCCCTGCAGACCATCGTTCTGCACGCAGACCTGCTGCAGAACGACCGCATCGTCAGCGACGCCGAGCAGCGCCGCGAGGTGGCCGACGCCATCATCGGCGAGTCGCAGCGGCTGGTGGACATGCTGGAGGAACTGTCCGTCTACGCGTCCGGCGCGCAGCGCTCCATGAACCGCCAGCCGGTGGCGCTGGACGAACTGGTGAAGCACGTGGCCGCCCACGAGGCCCGCGACGCGGGCGACAGCGGGCTGCTGGTGGACACCTCGCGGATGGATCGCGCGGTGGTGCTGGCCGATGCCTACTATCTGCGCCAGGCCATCGACAACCTGGTGCGCAACGCGCGCGAGGCCATGGCGGAGCAGGAGGGCGCGCGGCTGGCTGTTTCGGTGGAGCGCGATCCGGCCGGGGCCGTCGTCCGCGTGGCCGACAACGGGCCCGGGATTGCCGCGGACAAGCTGGAGCGCATCTTTGAGCCGTTCGTGTCCACCAAGGGCAAGGGCATGGGGCTGGGACTGGCCATCTGCCGCGAGATCGCCGAGGCCCACGCCGGGCGGCTGGACGTGGACAGCACGGTGGGGCAGGGAACGACATTCACGCTGCGGCTGCCGCTGCACGGCGACGGGGTAACGACGGGCGCGCTGCCCGGGCTGGCGCCGGAACCACGAGGGATGGGAACATCATGGAACTGA